GAGAGGGCTCATGCAGCTAAGGAAGTAAGTGAAGACTTCATGTAGGTGAGTGCTGAGGCAGCAGGTTGGATGGTATGCAGACCAGGCATGGGGGAAAGTCATTGcgaagaaatggaaatggaaggtGGAATGTGTGAGGAACAGAAGTGCAAAAGGGAGCAGCATTTGTATCCATAAAGTAGTTTGGAATTGGATTTTGAAAGGCTTTAATATGGAAAACCTTCTACAACTTAAATCTTCATTGCTTGGGACAGCAAGAATTTAAGGACCCCTTGGCTACATGGTCCCACAACCAGCATGTTTCAGGCGGGACTAAAATAGCTCATTTATCTGACTCTTAGGCTGGTCTGCTAGCCTGTGGTCATTTGAATCATAAGATAGAATCAGCTTAGTTGCTAGtgattctgttcattttcctgaaattaatcattttttttagcTTAGAGACTGGATAACAATGTATTTCTGCAGCAACTCTAGTTGAGAAGAtccatcttcctttttctctggtAACCCACAAAAGAGTGCCACCCTTTGCCTCTAAAATCTCCAGTTATTTCCATTTGCATTTAAtaaaacttaacttttttttttcccccctgcaCTAAGCTAATCCCTCATTACTAACAGGGATTCAAGTGTCTCAGGTTTTATTCTCCTGCCTCCCACACTCAGGCTCTGAACCTGTTTTCCACCCCCATACTCCTGCCTGGACATAAAAAAAGGGCATTAGCTACTCCATGCTTTTTTAAGAAGAAACAATTCCATCTTTTGGTCTATAAGGAAAGGATAGGGTCATGGCAGCCAAGTGGTCACCATTACTTAGACTGCCCCTTCACTGCTCATCCCCACTGTCTCAGGAAGGGTTTAAGAAATGGACTAAGCTGGTGATTCAGCACaacattattttccagaatggtccCTCTGGTAAATAGGATACTTCTTGTACTATGTCAGGAGCAATCTATGGCAAGAGTTTGTGCTGTTTATTTACAGAATGGCTTAAGAAACAAGAGTTAGGAATCCTAAAATCCCAATTTCAATATAGCTCTGTAACTCTTATGTGTGACTTTGGTCCAGCCACTTATATCTCTTGTAGCCATAACTCTCCCTTTAGTAAAAAACTAAAGATAGGATGATGTCCTTTCTTAGTCTAAATAAAGATCTACAATGCCTAAATTCAGTCTACTAGAGCAAGTCATCCTGGTCTGGCTAAGGATACACATAATTCTTGAGTTCAGTTTTTCTTTGCTGGTTCCTGCCCTATATATAATACATGGCCTTCTTTCTATTTCAGGTAACAGCTCAAGCAGTGTTGGAATCTGTTAGCCCAAACCTAGTTGTTTGGAAAAACAAGAATTTGCTGGAAGCCAAGCCAAAGCAATAATTTTGTCGGATCAGTCTGATTTAGCAGAGAGAACCACAGCACTGACCTACTGGCTCTTAAATGGTTTTTCATGTGTGAAGTGGACAGCTActtgaattattgaaaaaataccTTCCAGACCAAGGTATTTTTCAAATGGTGCTTCTGGTGACTCTATGGGGATTGCCAAGCCACTCGGCTTCTCAGTTCTTAATAGAAAATAGCCTAAGTGACAAGTCTGTCCccttaaaaagaaaagggaatggtGGCAACTGTCCTATAACCAGACTTAGTCTCAGGAACCAGTTTGCGTCACCTGTTTTTATTAAGTGTTCAGAGGGCTGGGAAATTTGACATTGAAAATACTTGGCCTCCAAACTTCAAACTAAGAGAGTGTTGGCCCATCTTTCCACAAAGAAACCTCTTTTAGGAAAACCAActctggtttggtttttttgcatGTTTACAACAGGAAGGCATCAACACTTGACTTACTGATGACAATTTAATACATCCCATCAAAATGTTGGGAAATAGTAACACTAGTTTTCCTGCTATGACAGTTGTCTTGTTAAATTGAAAGATGGCACCTCCAGTACacattaaatgcctattattgAAGGCACTTTAGATTCTTTTCAAGTGGATGATTTGATGTGATTTTTATGCTCACCTCTTGGGTGACTTGAGTGTTTGGCTGGCCTCACTTAATCCTTAAAGTTTAGGCTCTAAGTGTATTTTGCTATCCTGAATGTAaacactagaaaaagaaaatgcaaccTCACCATTTAAAGTGGAAATGTAATTTAACCATTTAAATAATTCTATATCTTTTTAGAATGACACTAGAGCCTTGAAGAACAGACCATTTTCCCAAACTGAATTTACTCAggtcatgaatgaatgaatgaacatagAAGAGGAAATCAAGTAGAATATAATCTTAATAactaagaattgagaaaaggatGTTTAGTAGTGTAATATTAGAGGACAAGAACTCCAAGCTCTTGGGAAATACTTTTTAGTTTGAACAGGTTGCTTTACAAAGAAAAATCTGTTACATTTATGATAGATGGAATAGGTCAGCTGTGGAGTTAATAATTTTCTGAGGTTAACCATGAAATCTGAGGTACACATTTCTAAATTGGTTCATACAGACATGAAGTCCCGTTGACAATATTAAGATTTCAAATAGTTGAGTGTTAGATGGTAtagtgaattaattaattaaattgctactcttaaaaatagaaaaagtccaACATTCAATTCTAGCCAAAGAAAATTACAAGTCCCCTAGTACAGTGCTGTCAGATTTCTTGAAAGTTAGATTTTATGTCCTGGGACATATATAAGAGCTAGCCAGCTCCAACCATTTCAAATTGTTGGTCACAAGTATTACAAAGAGGTAATTCCTGTCTAGTTCTTTAGAGAGGATTCTCAAATTGATAATGTTTATGGGGAGGAAATAATGCCCTTAAGACTCAAGACGGATTAAAACACAATCTTTCTAGATGTATTGTTAATAACACTATGAGGTCACAGGTTAAAGGTTTCTGTTTAGGTTCTGCTCCTGACAGTATGAATGTGATCCTGAGCAGAAATGACCTAAATCTTGCAGTATTCtgtcctttttccctcccttcaggCAGTTCTCTAAGACTGTAGGAGTTGCTAATAATCTGTATTGATGGAATCAacctattaaaaaatgaaatgtcctagaaatacttttttccttttcccttctcctaccCCCAAAAAACTATAAAGACAGTTTAGGAGagaaagaagcatttttttaaaaaaggcttagTCCTGCCAGATACTTAtcatgtgactgtgggcaaaacATTTTAGCTGTTTCCTCTGCTAGTTTGTGAATACTGTAGTATACATCTCGTGGGTTTATATactataatgtaaaaataaaaatatgggcaaaacaatgtaaaaaaaactaaagagtttctcaaaatgtcaaaaaatgagattctatgcattttaattttaaattagaaaCCTGAAAGTCCTCAGTTAAGTATAAAGAGATCATCTTAAGAATGTTAAGAAAACAAATGATCTAAGTCATACTGGTTTTGTCATCAGTAATGGAGGGAATTCCTGCTATTAGTGAAATCAGAAACTTCATATTTTGTCCCCAAATACATGGTAATACTTAAGAGAAATACCAATTTGTCACATTTAAACTGCTTTGAAAATAGAAGGAATTTGTACATGAATCAGCTGTGAGTAGAACATCCTATAGAAAGTGGTTACTCAGGACTATGTAACAAGTGATGGGAGAAAATGGAATTCTACAACTAATGGTGCCGCCTAAAATATAGTATTGGATTTATGCAATTTCCACAAAAGACTCTTGGGGAAAGGCTCTTTTTCTTTAAGCAACGGATTCTATGTCTATGGCTTAAAAAACCATTACCATTCAAAACCTTTTCCCAGTTGAGTAGCAAAACACCATTCTGTGGAAGCTAACTTTGTAGCTGGCTGAGAATGCCACTGAGCCAGTTGACAGACAGcctctattcttaaaaaaaaagaagaagaagaaactcaTTTTGGCTTAGCAGTCATTCAGTAATGCTAAAAGTTAGGCCAATCTAAAAATCTTGGGCAAAAAAGATGTTTTCAGTAATGCTAAAAGTTAGGCCAATCTAAAAATCTTGGGCAAAAAAGATGTTATCACCAATATTAAATCTACTTGGGCAAATGTTCCTGAAATCATTAAGATAGCTTGGAATGTTGGCTTGCAAATAAGTTTTGTTAATCTCATGTCCACTGTAAACAACTTATCTTCTAGAAGGGTAAAATGAACACTGGACTAATAAGTCCCACTTCTATTAAGTGACTAGATATGCGACAAAGTGTAAATGAACTATTCTTAACCTCTACCTGTGAACTGAAGATGTTAATGTACAGTTACAATGAGCATGTTTTTGAAAGCACTTGTTCAAAACATAAAGCAGTACAGAAATGTTAAAAGATAGTCTTTTACTAACCGTGTAAAGTCAGCATTATTGCTAGTAAACGAAATTTTCAACAGGTTAAGGAGGCTCAGATTAAGAAATAATGGCCACCTCACAAAGATCccctatttttctttaaagaactGTTTCTGAAGTATCTGTTTCTGAACATCTAGCCACAATAAAGTCCATAGCCCCACATTAAATAACTTGTTCCTAAATCACGGCAGAAAGGAATGTTTTCCCCCATGCAACTAACAACTTACTTTCCCCAATCAATCAGGACATAAAAAAACCAATAGACATATATATTACACAGCATTATTTTCCTTGTCTTGAATATCTTGGGGAATCATATCAAGATTTTCCAGATTATTCAAATAAGCATGTAAATTTCATGAACCCTTTGCTAGTCCACCAATGTAATaatcaaatcctgcttcagaatCAAAAGTTtgtgatttattcattcaattatttttcaagtgTTTCTGAAAGCTGTGTTTTATGCTGTTTTAAGACAAATGTAACTATTTGAaggtgtttattttttaaaattacccaaACACTATCTGTGACTTCAGGAACTGGTCAGTTGCCTTATGTAGTATGAATAGATTCTCAATAAGCACATCTATAATACAAAGTAAACTATGATTTTATTGTGAAATTCTCATAGATGGAAAATTCAATTGTATATTTATTctgttcattcattttacaatAATCTTAACCACTTATTTTTGTACCATGTTTTACGATTGCCtgtttagtgaaaataaaataaaaaatattttaagggttgcttttatttctattttaacccCTGAATTAAGTTTAAAGACTTCACCATAGGATGTGTTTGTGTACAGTGTTTTGGCTAttgtagcatatatttaaacaaTAAAGGGAGAATCTTAAGTGGAAGCATTTAGGGGAAAACAAAAGATTTGGTATCCACTCAAAAAGAACACCCCCCggaaaacaaaaaacctaaccCAAGATCTTCTTGAGACTTTTTACATTGTCATATGGGTGCAAAAATTCACCCAGGCAATTAACTTCCTTTTATAAGTTTCCACCCAACCACAAATAGTTTTAAACTCATTTTAGGGGTGTCATTTTTCAGGTAAGGGTTATCAActaaaaagtgagagaaaactTACTCCCAGCTTGCTTCTTCATTGTCTTAACTTTTTGCCCCAACACAAGTTATATAGCTACAGTTTATGGAGGGCAGAATAATTATTGAAGATAGTGCACTAAActtattatttaataaagttGAAACGGTATTGATTCAGCATATGGAAGTAacaggatataaaaaaaaagcacataCTGGCTAAATTACATCAGCTTGAATTGTTAGTCTGATCATTCACAAGTTAGGAAAAAGATACAATTTTCCATCTCTACTACAGATGAATTAACAACAAAAGCATTTCTAAATAAAGCcatttaaaaatggttttaaagaTCAGAGATAATAGACTAAATATTGTACATTCAAAAATGTACTTGATCTCCATAAATACCTCCAAACCAAATTTGCTAAATCCTTGTACAGTATACATGCCTGCACTGTTGCATCATTTATCAGGTAGGTATATTAGCTGGGAAGCATTGTTGTTGCTATTCTAAAATAGGTCTAAAGTGCCCTGTTGAACATAAATGGCTATGTTTTGAGCACAATGCAAGCCTATATTTCCCCTTAACCATAAGAATTAAGACAATACTTATCACCATACAGTTTGATATTACTTCCAATAAgtacaatatttattaaacatttcttcaGTTGTTTGTTACATATTGTGCAACAAATTACAATATTCTGCAGCCACAAATTATATGCAGAGTATGAAGAAACTAGTAATCAGATAGTGTAATCTTTCCATTTATAACTCTACAAGAAAGAACTAGCAAATCAGATCTTACATATAACATCTCACTAAACTTTTATGCATGGAAAGTGACAGACACTGTTGTGCTGTTTGATACAAAATGGCTGAACTTCATCTTCAGAAGACTAAACCCGACATCTAAACATGCCAATATaaacatcaaaacaaaatatattctaaCCAACCACGGGAAACAGTCTGGTATCAGGAAAGCAACAAGGATTACACACATTATTTTATAAACCAGCACACAAAGGTTTAAAACAGTTCTGAAAATGAAGTTAGCTGTCTTGAgtcaagggaataaaaaaaaagtcagtattGACCATTTACAATCTCTGACCTTTGTGGAGACGGTAAGAATCTGTTGTAGTGCAGCTACATACAGTACAATTCaggcaattttgtttttttttttttttgttttgttttgttttttgttttttttttttttttcacttgggtTCAGATTGCAAATTCATTGTtgtgagaaaagaagggaggcagATTTTAGCAGCAACCTCCACTAGACTGCTTGACTGGAGTGCTCTGAATTTTAACATTGGATTTCTCTGCACCCCCTGCTGTTGCTCCAGGGCCCATTCGCTTTTTAATCTCAGCCGCCATTGTCATGAAAGACTGTTCTACGTTTGTTGCATTCTTTGCACTGGTTTCCAAAAATGGAATTCCAAGAGAATCTGCAAATTcctggaaatataaaatatgaaatgaagaataaaattaggCCCATTCTCCATGAGCATTGTTATCTGTTAAGAAATGTATTAGTGATAAATAAATTAAACCTTTCTCCCACCATTATGATATCTAGGAATGAATTGTTGTCATTCTTTTCACCTGAATTCTTCCCATTTTAAAGCTCAACACAAATGTCGATTCAAAATTTTCCTTGATTCTACAGAACAATTTGTCCCGTATATTCATCATTCTATATTTGAATTATGTTAAATTCTCCAAGTTCATTTTGATCCAAATGAATAtttctctaagactcagtttttTGATTCAGAAAGACTACTCAAATAAGGAGTGACAGTAAGTTTTTACTTTTTCAAgtttaaacttgaaataaaaacaatctaAAGAATAAAATTGACATACCTTTGCTGTTGTGTAGTCTACTACTTTCTTTGTGGTCAGATCACATTTGTTCCCTACCAATAACTTGTTGACGTTTTCACTGGCATAACGATCTATTTCCTGCAGCCACTGTTTTACATTATTGAAGGACTCCTATAAAAATAGGTATTAAGAAATAGTGTTCAAAATCAACTTCTGGATATCAAATATTCAGTTTCCTAAACTGGAAATTTTAGCACTATATTTGCCTGTTTCTTCTTTACCCCTCAATTCTACCCTGGttcttattgattttaaaatctcTCAAACATTGCCCTATTGtttattcctccctccttcaACCTAAGTACAAGCCTCATAGCTCTCTATCAATTCAAATTATCTTTCTTATTACTATCTAGTCACTGACTATATCACCTCTGCATAAAAATCTTTAGTGACTCCCTAATGTCTGCTCACCACATcaacttaaaaaaagtttttgtgacATATTAAGGCCCTTCCAAAATCTGGCATAATTCGACCTTTCCAACCTTACCTTAAATTACTTCACCATATACACTACACCAACTGCGCATTGTTGCCCAAACTCTCTCTCTACTTTTCaacctccaaattttttttctataatagttTCAAGGAATGAATTGCTCTCTTTCCC
The DNA window shown above is from Sminthopsis crassicaudata isolate SCR6 chromosome 2, ASM4859323v1, whole genome shotgun sequence and carries:
- the RAB1A gene encoding ras-related protein Rab-1A, with product MSSMNPEYDYLFKLLLIGDSGVGKSCLLLRFADDTYTESYISTIGVDFKIRTIELDGKTIKLQIWDTAGQERFRTITSSYYRGAHGIIVVYDVTDQESFNNVKQWLQEIDRYASENVNKLLVGNKCDLTTKKVVDYTTAKEFADSLGIPFLETSAKNATNVEQSFMTMAAEIKKRMGPGATAGGAEKSNVKIQSTPVKQSSGGCC